The proteins below are encoded in one region of Mangifera indica cultivar Alphonso chromosome 7, CATAS_Mindica_2.1, whole genome shotgun sequence:
- the LOC123220916 gene encoding endo-1,3;1,4-beta-D-glucanase-like isoform X2 yields MWFLPVVCPMVRSGRQRQGYEAPNLRKLADKIAAAGFYVAAPDFFYGDPYVVNPERPIQAWIKDHGADKGFDDAKPVIQDLKSKGISAIGAVGFCWGAKVVVQLAKGEFIKAAVLCHPSFVTHDDIKAVKVPIAILGAEIDQLSPPALVKEFEEILTTKPEVDAFVKIFPKVSHGWTVRYNTEDPDAVKCADEAHQNTLEWFAKYVK; encoded by the exons ATGTGGTTTCTGCCCGTTGTCTGTCCTATGGTTAGGTCAGGCCGACAGCGACAGG GGTATGAAGCTCCAAACTTGAG AAAGCTGGCAGACAAAATTGCAGCTGCTGGATTCTATGTGGCAGCTCCTGACTTCTTTTATGGAGATCCATATGTAGTTAATCCTGAAAGACCTATACAAGCTTGGATAAAAGATCATGGAGCG gATAAGGGTTTTGATGATGCAAAGCCAGTAATTCAAGATCTTAAGAGTAAAGGTATATCTGCAATTGGGGCTGTAGGATTTTGCTGGGGTG CTAAAGTTGTAGTTCAACTTGCGAAGGGTGAATTTATCAAAGCTGCTGTGCTGTGTCATCCTTCATTTGTCACTCATGACGATATCAAGG CGGTTAAGGTTCCCATTGCCATACTGGGAGCTGAAATTGATCAGCTTTCTCCACCTGCACTTGTGAAAGAGTTTGAAGAGATCCTTACTACTAAACCTGAG GTTGATGCTTTTGTGAAAATATTCCCAAAAGTTTCACATGGCTGGACAGTGCGATACAACACAGAAGATCCCGACGCTGTCAAGTGTGCAGATGAAGCTCATCAGAACACACTGGAGTGGTTTGCCAAGTATGTCAAGTGA
- the LOC123220915 gene encoding endo-1,3;1,4-beta-D-glucanase-like has translation MASSQCLDNPPILSPTCGAGTVQELGGLNTYVTGPSDSKRAIILISDVFGYEAPLFRKLADKVAAAGFLVVAPDFFYGDPVDLSNPQFDRDAWRKVHTTDKGFEDAKPVIAALKSKGVSAIGAAGFCWGGKVAVNLASTDDIQAAVLLHPSRITVDDIKEVKIPVAILGAEIDHATPPEQVKHFAEILSSKSEIDSFVKVFPGVSHGWTVKFKVEDESAVKSAEEAHEDMLNWFTKHVK, from the exons ATGGCAAGCTCTCAGTGCCTCGACAACCCACCAATCCTCAGCCCCACTTGTGGAGCTGGGACTGTCCAAGAACTTGGAGGCCTCAACACTTATGTCACTGGCCCCTCTGATTCTAAGCGCGCAATTATTCTCATTTCTGATGTTTTTG GCTATGAAGCACCCCTCTTTAG GAAACTTGCAGACAAAGTTGCAGCAGCTGGATTCTTAGTTGTGGCTCCTGATTTCTTTTATGGTGATCCTGTTGATCTGAGCAACCCACAATTTGATCGAGATGCATGGAGAAAAGTTCATACCACG GACAAGGGATTTGAAGACGCCAAACCAGTGATTGCTGCTCTCAAAAGTAAAGGTGTGTCTGCCATAGGGGCTGCAGGTTTTTGCTGGGGAG GCAAGGTGGCTGTGAATTTGGCAAGTACTGATGATATTCAGGCAGCTGTTCTTTTGCATCCTAGTCGCATCACTGTTGATGATATCAAAG AGGTTAAGATTCCTGTTGCTATTTTGGGAGCTGAAATTGATCATGCTACCCCACCAGAACAAGTGAAACATTTTGCAGAGATACTGTCATCAAAATCTGAG ATTGATTCTTTTGTAAAAGTATTCCCTGGTGTTTCACATGGATGGACAGTTAAGTTCAAAGTTGAAGATGAATCTGCTGTGAAGAGCGCAGAAGAGGCGCATGAAGACATGTTAAACTGGTTTACTAAGCATGTCAAGTGA
- the LOC123220916 gene encoding endo-1,3;1,4-beta-D-glucanase-like isoform X1 encodes MAGRQCCANPPNLNPSSGAGHVEKLGGLSTYVTGSTHSKLGVLLVSDVYGYEAPNLRKLADKIAAAGFYVAAPDFFYGDPYVVNPERPIQAWIKDHGADKGFDDAKPVIQDLKSKGISAIGAVGFCWGAKVVVQLAKGEFIKAAVLCHPSFVTHDDIKAVKVPIAILGAEIDQLSPPALVKEFEEILTTKPEVDAFVKIFPKVSHGWTVRYNTEDPDAVKCADEAHQNTLEWFAKYVK; translated from the exons ATGGCAGGTCGTCAATGCTGTGCGAATCCTCCAAACTTGAACCCAAGTAGTGGAGCAGGCCATGTTGAGAAGCTTGGTGGACTCAGCACTTATGTCACTGGCTCTACCCACTCCAAGCTTGGCGTTCTTCTTGTTTCTGACGTTTATG GGTATGAAGCTCCAAACTTGAG AAAGCTGGCAGACAAAATTGCAGCTGCTGGATTCTATGTGGCAGCTCCTGACTTCTTTTATGGAGATCCATATGTAGTTAATCCTGAAAGACCTATACAAGCTTGGATAAAAGATCATGGAGCG gATAAGGGTTTTGATGATGCAAAGCCAGTAATTCAAGATCTTAAGAGTAAAGGTATATCTGCAATTGGGGCTGTAGGATTTTGCTGGGGTG CTAAAGTTGTAGTTCAACTTGCGAAGGGTGAATTTATCAAAGCTGCTGTGCTGTGTCATCCTTCATTTGTCACTCATGACGATATCAAGG CGGTTAAGGTTCCCATTGCCATACTGGGAGCTGAAATTGATCAGCTTTCTCCACCTGCACTTGTGAAAGAGTTTGAAGAGATCCTTACTACTAAACCTGAG GTTGATGCTTTTGTGAAAATATTCCCAAAAGTTTCACATGGCTGGACAGTGCGATACAACACAGAAGATCCCGACGCTGTCAAGTGTGCAGATGAAGCTCATCAGAACACACTGGAGTGGTTTGCCAAGTATGTCAAGTGA
- the LOC123220917 gene encoding endo-1,3;1,4-beta-D-glucanase-like — protein sequence MASSQCLENPPTLSPTCGAGTVEELGGLNTYVTGPSDSKRAIILISDAFGYEAPLFRKLADKVAAAGFLVVAPDFFYGDPVDLDNPQFDRDAWLKAHTMDKGFEDAKPVIAALKSKGYSAIGAAGFCWGGKVAVKLASTDDIQAAVLLHPGRITVDDIHEVKIPVAILEAEIDHATPVEQVKHFAEILSSKSEIDSIVKVFPGVSH from the exons ATGGCAAGCTCTCAGTGCCTCGAGAACCCACCAACCCTCAGCCCCACTTGTGGAGCAGGGACTGTTGAAGAACTTGGAGGCCTCAACACTTATGTCACTGGCCCCTCTGATTCTAAGCGCGCAATTATTCTCATTTCTGATGCTTTTG GCTATGAAGCACCCCTCTTTAG GAAACTTGCAGACAAAGTTGCAGCAGCTGGATTTTTAGTTGTGGCTCCTGATTTCTTTTACGGTGATCCTGTTGATCTGGATAACCCACAATTTGATCGAGATGCATGGTTGAAAGCTCATACCATG GACAAGGGATTTGAAGATGCCAAACCAGTGATTGCTGCCCTCAAAAGTAAAGGTTATTCTGCCATAGGGGCTGCAGGTTTTTGCTGGGGAG GCAAGGTGGCTGTGAAATTGGCCAGTACTGATGATATTCAGGCAGCTGTTCTTTTGCATCCTGGCCGGATCACGGTTGATGATATCCATG AGGTCAAGATTCCTGTTGCTATTTTGGAAGCTGAAATTGATCATGCTACCCCAGTAGAACAAGTGAAACATTTTGCAGAGATACTGTCATCAAAATCTGAG ATTGATTCCATTGTAAAAGTATTCCCAGGTGTTTCACATTAA